A genomic segment from Streptomyces sp. NBC_01233 encodes:
- a CDS encoding SSI family serine proteinase inhibitor encodes MRSIARGLGLGSAAMALTALTALAWPGTAGAAPAGTESLYAPSALVLGVTAGQDADSGTVLRAVTLVCAPTPGGTHPNPVAACAELRANGSRLDPLAAPAADAVCTREWNPMTVTADGVWQGRRLSYTYTFANPCGFRNTTGVLFDF; translated from the coding sequence ATGCGGTCCATCGCAAGGGGTCTCGGGCTCGGTTCCGCCGCCATGGCGCTCACCGCGCTCACCGCACTGGCCTGGCCGGGTACGGCCGGGGCCGCGCCGGCCGGCACGGAGAGCCTGTACGCGCCGTCCGCGCTCGTGCTCGGCGTGACGGCGGGGCAGGACGCCGACAGCGGCACGGTGCTGCGTGCGGTGACGCTCGTCTGTGCGCCGACGCCGGGCGGGACGCACCCGAACCCGGTCGCCGCGTGCGCCGAGTTACGCGCGAACGGTTCCCGGCTGGACCCGCTCGCGGCCCCGGCCGCCGACGCGGTGTGTACCAGGGAGTGGAACCCGATGACGGTGACGGCCGACGGGGTGTGGCAGGGCCGCCGGCTCAGCTACACCTACACCTTCGCCAATCCGTGCGGCTTCCGGAACACCACGGGCGTGCTGTTCGACTTCTGA
- a CDS encoding ATP-grasp domain-containing protein encodes MPTTTATTTVLYCRDPLNERRADAHFAGGGPAAARRRRHGPARRPRCAARRGPRAGGGAGAEGTGAVWYRGWMLPVGRYAELDAALHRRGAELAVTPEAYRRAHELPGWYGTFAGLTPVSGWLPAAPGEVPDPQRLAALAAGLPPGSAVVKDYVKSRKHEWAEACYVPDLADPAALHRVAARFVELQDEFLAGGVVLRAFETFVAPQGAAAEVRVWWRDGVPGLVTAHPDSAVAEVPEPVRAAVEALGCPFVTTDLALRADGVWRVVEVGDGQVSDLHREVDLTAFVQLLTTDQALLCTPSASGTTPA; translated from the coding sequence ATGCCGACGACGACCGCGACCACCACCGTCCTCTACTGCCGCGACCCGCTGAACGAGCGCCGGGCCGACGCCCACTTCGCGGGCGGAGGCCCGGCAGCTGCGCGCCGTCGGCGGCACGGCCCTGCTCGTCGACCACGATGCGCTGCTCGCCGGGGACCCCGAGCGGGCGGTGGCGCGGGTGCCGAGGGGACGGGAGCCGTCTGGTACCGCGGCTGGATGCTCCCCGTGGGGCGGTACGCCGAACTGGACGCCGCCCTGCACCGGCGCGGCGCCGAACTCGCCGTCACCCCCGAGGCGTACCGGCGGGCGCACGAACTCCCCGGCTGGTACGGGACCTTCGCCGGCCTCACCCCGGTCAGCGGCTGGCTGCCCGCCGCGCCCGGAGAGGTCCCGGACCCGCAGCGGCTCGCGGCCCTCGCCGCCGGGCTGCCGCCGGGGTCCGCCGTCGTCAAGGACTACGTGAAGTCCCGCAAGCACGAGTGGGCCGAGGCCTGTTACGTGCCCGACCTCGCCGACCCGGCCGCCCTGCACCGGGTGGCCGCACGCTTCGTCGAACTCCAGGACGAGTTCCTGGCGGGCGGGGTGGTGCTGAGGGCCTTCGAGACCTTCGTCGCGCCGCAGGGGGCGGCCGCGGAGGTGCGCGTGTGGTGGCGGGACGGGGTGCCCGGGCTGGTCACCGCCCACCCCGACAGTGCGGTCGCCGAGGTCCCCGAGCCGGTACGGGCGGCCGTCGAAGCGCTGGGCTGCCCCTTCGTGACCACCGACCTCGCGCTGCGCGCGGACGGGGTCTGGCGGGTCGTCGAAGTGGGCGACGGACAGGTCAGCGACCTCCACCGGGAGGTCGATCTCACCGCGTTCGTACAGCTGTTGACGACCGATCAGGCACTCCTGTGCACACCGTCCGCATCTGGTACAACACCGGCATGA
- a CDS encoding GNAT family N-acetyltransferase: MTGFEITGASAADMELMRGWAEEEGWNPGDSDRFAFAVADPEGFLVGRLDGEPVACISAVRYGAGFGFIGLYIARPAFRGQGYGIRLWHAGMERLDGRLVGLDGVVAQQGNYRKSGFLPAWNNVRYEGVPEGYGDGGAENETGAGVGAGADAGVTIVDAASLPFALLAAYDRRFFPEPRPAFLSAWTGLPGRTALAAVRDGRIEGLGVIRPCSAAHRIGPLYAADPAVAAALLRRLARHAPAGVVSVDAPDANPQATALLAGLGLDPVFETARMYTGPAPDLALAELFGVTSLELG; encoded by the coding sequence ATGACGGGATTCGAGATCACCGGCGCGAGCGCCGCCGACATGGAACTGATGCGCGGCTGGGCCGAGGAGGAGGGCTGGAACCCGGGGGACTCGGACCGGTTCGCGTTCGCGGTGGCCGACCCGGAGGGCTTCCTCGTCGGCCGGCTCGACGGCGAACCGGTGGCCTGCATCTCCGCCGTCCGCTACGGGGCCGGCTTCGGCTTCATCGGCCTCTACATCGCCCGCCCGGCCTTCCGCGGCCAGGGCTACGGCATCCGCCTGTGGCACGCCGGTATGGAACGCCTCGACGGCCGGCTCGTGGGCCTGGACGGGGTCGTCGCCCAGCAGGGCAACTACCGCAAGTCCGGCTTCCTTCCGGCCTGGAACAACGTCCGCTACGAGGGTGTCCCCGAGGGGTACGGCGACGGCGGGGCCGAGAACGAGACCGGCGCCGGGGTCGGCGCCGGGGCCGACGCCGGGGTCACGATCGTGGACGCGGCCTCGCTGCCCTTCGCTCTGCTCGCCGCCTACGACCGGCGGTTCTTCCCCGAACCGCGCCCCGCCTTCCTGTCCGCCTGGACCGGGCTGCCCGGCCGGACGGCACTGGCCGCCGTCCGCGACGGTCGGATCGAAGGCCTCGGGGTGATCCGCCCGTGCAGCGCCGCCCACCGGATCGGCCCGCTCTACGCGGCCGACCCGGCGGTGGCGGCCGCCCTGCTGCGGCGGCTCGCCCGGCACGCGCCCGCAGGTGTGGTCTCCGTGGACGCGCCGGACGCGAACCCGCAGGCCACGGCACTCCTCGCGGGCCTCGGCCTGGACCCGGTCTTCGAGACCGCCCGGATGTACACCGGCCCGGCCCCGGACCTCGCCCTGGCCGAGCTCTTCGGGGTGACCAGCCTCGAACTGGGCTGA
- a CDS encoding SIR2 family NAD-dependent protein deacylase, with amino-acid sequence MGKPLVAVFSGAGMSTDSGIPDYRGPQGLWRREPDAEKLVTYAYYMADPEIRRRSWLMRAELGALGARPNAAHLAVAELERGGTPVRVITQNVDGLHQLAGMPARKVFELHGTARSVVCTACHARSGMDGALARVAAGEPDPACLACGGILKAATVMFGQRLDPVVLGQAMAVAKGCQVFIAVGSTLQVQPAASLAGTAAEAGARLIIVNAEETPYDSLADEVVREPIGTALPALLARITAS; translated from the coding sequence ATGGGGAAGCCGCTTGTCGCAGTGTTCAGCGGGGCCGGGATGTCCACCGACTCCGGCATTCCGGACTACCGTGGGCCGCAGGGCCTGTGGCGCCGGGAGCCGGACGCCGAGAAGCTCGTGACCTACGCGTACTACATGGCCGATCCGGAGATCCGGCGCCGGTCCTGGCTGATGCGGGCCGAGCTCGGTGCACTCGGGGCGCGGCCGAACGCCGCGCACCTGGCCGTGGCCGAGCTCGAACGCGGCGGCACCCCCGTCCGGGTCATCACCCAGAACGTGGACGGGCTGCACCAGCTCGCCGGGATGCCCGCGCGCAAGGTGTTCGAGCTGCACGGCACGGCCCGGTCGGTGGTGTGCACGGCCTGTCACGCGCGGTCCGGCATGGACGGGGCGCTGGCCCGGGTCGCCGCCGGGGAACCGGATCCCGCCTGTCTGGCGTGCGGCGGGATCCTGAAGGCGGCGACCGTGATGTTCGGGCAGCGGCTCGACCCCGTGGTGCTGGGGCAGGCGATGGCCGTGGCCAAGGGGTGCCAGGTCTTCATCGCCGTCGGATCCACCCTGCAGGTGCAGCCCGCCGCGTCACTGGCCGGGACGGCCGCCGAGGCCGGGGCCCGGCTGATCATCGTGAACGCGGAGGAGACCCCGTACGACTCCCTGGCCGACGAGGTCGTCCGCGAGCCGATCGGCACCGCCCTGCCCGCGCTGCTGGCGAGGATCACCGCGAGCTGA